The proteins below come from a single Halomicroarcula saliterrae genomic window:
- the purQ gene encoding phosphoribosylformylglycinamidine synthase I produces MIAVIQFGGSNCDRDSVQALESMGFEAERVWHEDGLPEDVDGIMLPGGFSYGDYLRAGAMAARSPIMQDVRDAAADGTPVLGVCNGAQIGCESSLTPGAFTTNESARFQCEHVHLRVENAETPWTSQYEEGDVVELPIAHGEGRYEIPDDRLDELEAAGRVLFKYCDAEGEVTPEANPNGSKHAVAGVTGERDHVAVMMPHPERASLVDLGRTDGQPVLDGFAK; encoded by the coding sequence ATGATAGCAGTCATCCAATTCGGCGGCTCGAACTGCGACCGCGACTCCGTACAGGCCCTGGAGTCGATGGGATTCGAGGCCGAACGCGTCTGGCACGAGGACGGCCTGCCGGAGGACGTAGACGGTATCATGCTCCCCGGCGGGTTCTCCTACGGCGACTACCTGCGTGCGGGCGCGATGGCCGCTCGGTCGCCTATCATGCAGGACGTCCGGGACGCGGCGGCCGACGGGACGCCCGTGCTCGGCGTCTGCAACGGCGCCCAGATCGGCTGTGAGTCCTCGCTCACGCCCGGCGCCTTTACCACAAACGAGAGCGCCCGGTTCCAGTGTGAACACGTCCACCTGCGCGTCGAGAACGCCGAGACGCCCTGGACCAGCCAGTACGAGGAAGGCGACGTCGTCGAACTGCCCATCGCCCACGGTGAGGGCCGGTACGAGATTCCCGACGACCGACTGGACGAACTGGAGGCCGCGGGACGAGTCCTCTTCAAGTACTGCGACGCCGAGGGCGAGGTCACGCCCGAGGCCAACCCGAACGGCTCGAAACACGCCGTCGCCGGCGTCACCGGCGAACGCGACCACGTCGCCGTGATGATGCCCCACCCCGAGCGGGCGTCGCTGGTCGACCTCGGGCGCACCGACGGCCAGCCCGTGCTCGACGGGTTCGCCAAGTAG
- the purS gene encoding phosphoribosylformylglycinamidine synthase subunit PurS, which translates to MTAFTATVTVRLKHGVLDPEAETTQRSLERLGFELEDLRSADVFELDLDAESAEAAADRADEMAERLLANPTIHDYDVEVDRRE; encoded by the coding sequence ATGACCGCGTTTACCGCGACCGTCACGGTTCGGCTCAAACACGGGGTGCTCGACCCCGAGGCCGAGACCACGCAGCGCTCGCTCGAACGCCTCGGCTTCGAGCTCGAAGACCTCCGTTCGGCCGACGTGTTCGAGCTGGACCTCGACGCCGAAAGCGCCGAGGCCGCCGCCGACCGCGCCGACGAGATGGCAGAACGCCTGCTGGCGAACCCGACCATCCACGACTACGACGTAGAGGTAGACCGGCGGGAATGA
- a CDS encoding DUF7504 family protein: MATRHHDRYEFGDLPLNSVDSGTNLLLTGPTHGGTRELLLRLLLGDDGVLIITADTSARQVLTAFEAVGGAVESERVRVVSCTQERDEELGQFVASVGSPGDLTGIGIEYSGQYEQVYARGYDTVRTGIFTLTPLLVYSDNVRPVFRFVNTVTSRIRTADGLGICALDPSAHDDRVVNSIAQPFDARIDVREADGLELRVTGLADQPDEWTAVPTIE; encoded by the coding sequence GTGGCGACGCGACACCACGACCGATACGAGTTCGGCGACCTCCCGCTGAACAGTGTCGACTCGGGGACGAACCTGCTGTTGACCGGACCGACACACGGGGGGACGCGGGAACTGCTCCTCCGGCTCTTGCTGGGCGACGACGGCGTCCTCATCATCACCGCGGACACGAGCGCGCGCCAGGTCCTGACAGCCTTCGAGGCGGTCGGCGGGGCCGTCGAAAGCGAGCGCGTCCGGGTCGTCAGTTGCACGCAGGAGCGCGACGAGGAACTGGGCCAGTTCGTCGCCTCGGTCGGCTCGCCGGGCGACCTGACCGGTATCGGCATCGAGTACTCCGGCCAGTACGAGCAGGTGTACGCCCGCGGCTACGACACGGTTCGGACGGGTATCTTCACCCTGACACCGCTGCTGGTGTACAGCGACAACGTCAGACCCGTCTTCCGCTTCGTCAACACGGTCACGAGCCGCATCCGGACCGCGGACGGACTGGGTATCTGTGCCCTCGACCCGTCGGCCCACGACGACCGGGTCGTCAACAGCATCGCACAGCCGTTCGACGCCCGAATCGACGTTCGGGAAGCCGACGGCCTCGAACTCCGCGTGACTGGGCTGGCGGACCAGCCCGACGAGTGGACGGCCGTGCCGACGATAGAATAA
- a CDS encoding GAF domain-containing protein has protein sequence MRRELPTVLCVDSESEARSTTVEALEAAGFEVRTADSVAAVEAEFDDSVGCVVTAAALSDGGGFDVVELVRERSPDCPCLFFTTESPADLPRGGRDQVVEYVPRSVPDATDRLVDVVRAAVTEVTQVAYPVPEDEAERLAALEAYDVGELSALDAFDRLTALITTHFDIDVAFVGLVAADEERFVACEGANWRTLTREDSICTHTILTDDVMVVEDTHEDPRFTGIDRLDELDIRSYAGARITDVDGNALGAVCCIHGEPRSYTRAERDDLQRFADEVQEQLRLRRRLGER, from the coding sequence GTGAGACGCGAGTTGCCGACGGTCCTCTGTGTCGATTCCGAGTCGGAAGCGCGGTCGACGACGGTCGAAGCGCTGGAAGCCGCCGGGTTCGAGGTGCGGACGGCGGACTCAGTGGCGGCTGTCGAGGCCGAGTTCGACGACAGCGTCGGCTGTGTCGTGACGGCCGCGGCGCTGTCGGACGGCGGCGGGTTCGACGTCGTCGAGCTGGTCCGGGAGCGCTCGCCGGACTGTCCCTGTCTCTTCTTTACGACCGAATCGCCGGCCGACCTCCCCCGGGGCGGGCGTGACCAGGTCGTCGAGTACGTCCCGCGGTCGGTGCCGGACGCGACGGACCGACTGGTGGACGTGGTCAGAGCCGCCGTCACCGAGGTGACGCAGGTCGCCTACCCCGTGCCGGAAGACGAGGCCGAGCGGCTGGCCGCGCTGGAGGCGTACGACGTCGGCGAGCTGTCGGCGCTCGATGCCTTCGACCGACTGACGGCGCTGATAACGACCCACTTCGACATCGACGTGGCCTTCGTCGGGCTCGTCGCCGCCGACGAGGAGCGCTTCGTCGCCTGCGAGGGGGCGAACTGGCGGACGCTGACCCGGGAGGACAGCATCTGTACGCACACTATCCTCACGGACGACGTGATGGTCGTCGAGGACACCCACGAAGACCCGCGCTTTACCGGCATCGACCGCCTCGACGAGCTCGACATTCGCTCGTACGCCGGCGCGCGCATCACCGACGTCGACGGGAACGCGCTGGGTGCGGTCTGTTGTATCCACGGCGAACCGCGGTCCTACACGCGGGCGGAACGCGACGACCTCCAGCGGTTCGCTGACGAGGTACAGGAACAGCTCCGACTGCGTCGCCGACTGGGGGAGAGGTGA
- a CDS encoding formyltetrahydrofolate deformylase: protein MRHALTEITVVGEDDTGLIAEVTSLLFERSINIEDLDQAVREGVFRMTMHVDTAEMVTTEEKLREDLTELGDELGVDVQVRFPADRETQSIAVLVTKESHCLEALFESWANGDLGADIEVVIGNHDDLEPLAQKYDVPFHDIGDEKGTPDEEQLLDLLAEYDADLIALARYMRILSPDVVFRYESRIINVHPSLLPAFPGASAYMQAIEEGVRIAGVTAHYVTTDLDQGPIITQRAFNVPDDATEEELQQLGQPLEAEALIEGIKLHLNDEVTVHRGRTKLRDPENTDAQLGAPEELDDENPDRPIDGLGEFVADDEPEAEADD, encoded by the coding sequence ATGAGACACGCACTCACGGAAATCACCGTCGTCGGCGAGGACGATACGGGGCTCATCGCAGAAGTCACGTCGCTGCTGTTCGAGCGCAGCATCAACATCGAAGACCTGGACCAGGCGGTCAGAGAGGGCGTCTTCCGGATGACGATGCACGTCGACACCGCCGAGATGGTCACCACGGAGGAGAAGCTCCGCGAGGACCTGACCGAGCTTGGCGACGAACTCGGCGTCGACGTGCAGGTCCGGTTCCCCGCCGACCGCGAGACCCAGTCCATCGCCGTGCTCGTCACCAAGGAGTCTCACTGTCTGGAGGCCCTCTTCGAGTCGTGGGCCAACGGCGACCTCGGCGCGGACATCGAGGTTGTCATCGGCAACCACGACGACCTCGAACCGCTCGCACAGAAATACGACGTACCGTTCCACGATATCGGCGACGAGAAGGGCACGCCCGACGAGGAGCAGTTGCTCGACCTGCTCGCGGAGTACGACGCCGACCTCATCGCCCTGGCCCGGTACATGCGCATCCTCTCGCCGGACGTGGTCTTTCGCTACGAGAGCCGCATCATCAACGTCCATCCGAGCCTGCTGCCGGCCTTCCCCGGCGCGTCGGCGTACATGCAGGCAATCGAGGAGGGCGTCCGCATCGCCGGCGTCACCGCCCACTACGTGACGACCGACCTCGACCAGGGACCGATCATCACCCAGCGGGCGTTCAACGTCCCCGACGACGCCACCGAGGAGGAGCTCCAGCAGCTCGGCCAGCCCCTCGAAGCCGAGGCGCTCATCGAGGGCATCAAGCTCCACCTCAACGACGAGGTGACGGTTCACCGCGGCCGGACGAAGCTCCGCGACCCGGAGAACACCGACGCCCAGCTCGGCGCCCCCGAGGAACTGGACGACGAGAACCCCGACCGACCGATAGACGGGCTCGGCGAGTTCGTGGCCGACGACGAGCCGGAGGCTGAGGCAGACGACTAA